One Mugil cephalus isolate CIBA_MC_2020 chromosome 22, CIBA_Mcephalus_1.1, whole genome shotgun sequence genomic window carries:
- the LOC125000379 gene encoding NXPE family member 3-like translates to MKVRRQEVSTCLRKYSGIFLFLAVSVSVFVLWNMDMLFKKKVKSSFIIPTFSSDPYMQHGFCTFQPLSPKEALEEDLILESIAWPETPPLPSPLSLEVTSDPVHSSFTILPRSAGGQWHVGDSLEVTIKMYDYQGRPKKSGGDVLFARLHNAALGAGVAGQVVDHLNGCYSAVFSLLWEGHAQVEVTLVHPSEAVTVLRRLTAEQPDRINFESLFRSSLVTETATCNVCLRPTQQPLCNYTNLHTGDPWFCYKPKKLSCDDRIDHSKGNFNQNLKTNEEMLFQDGVNMKVSIRASGPANVTVFQKNKDQPEVKSLKVKSGPSGYYYQHVWRALGGTTVHHFNTSSAISQCLEGRAVHLYGDSTIRQWFEHLIEALPDLKQFDLHSQDQAGPFLALDYAKNIMVTYRCHGPPIRFASVPTSELRYIANELDGIPGGPNTVIVIGIWSHFSTFPVEIYIRRLQRIRGAVMRLLARAPGTLVVIRAANPKALTLYETLTNSDWYSLQRDKVLRVVFEGLNVHLVDAWEMGLAHHLPHSLHPQPPIIKNMIDVLLSYICPELY, encoded by the exons ATGAAGGTCAGAAGACAGGAGGTCAGCACTTGCCTTCGGAAGTACAGCggcatcttcctctttttggcTGTGTCCGTCTCAGTCTTCGTGCTGTGGAACATGGACATGCTg TTTAAGAAAAAAGTGAAGTCCTCCTTCATCATCCCAACATTTTCGTCCGACCCCTACATGCAACATGGCTTCTGCACTTTCCAACCTCTGTCCCCTAAGGAGGCTCTCGAGGAAGACCTAATACTAGAGTCCATCGCTTGGCCTGAAACTCCCCCTTTGCCATCTCCTCTGTCCCTAGAAGTTACCAGCGATCCAGTCCACAGCAGCTTCACTATTCTCCCAAGGAGTGCTGGGGGACAGTGGCACGTAGGGGATTCGCTTGAGGTTACGATCAAAATGTATGATTACCAGGGTCGCCCCAAGAAGTCTGGAGGGGACGTCTTGTTTGCCCGGCTGCACAACGCCGCTCTCGGTGCAGGTGTGGCAGGCCAAGTGGTTGATCATCTCAACGGCTGCTATTCCGCTGTATTCTCTTTACTCTGGGAAGGACATGCACAAGTTGAG GTGACACTGGTTCACCCCAGCGAGGCAGTCACGGTGCTGCGCAGGCTAACCGCTGAACAGCCCGACAGAATTAACTTCGAAAGCCTGTTCCGCTCAAGCCTGGTAACTGAAACTGCCACCTGTAACGTATGTCTGCGTCCAACCCAGCAGCCACTGTGCAACTACACCAACCTCCACACCGGTGATCCATGGTTCTGCTACAAGCCAAAGAAGCTCAGCTGCGATGACAGAATTGACCACTCCAAAGGAAATTTCAATCAAAACCTAAAGACCAACGAGGAGATGCTCTTTCAAGA TGGTGTCAACATGAAAGTCTCCATTCGAGCTTCAGGACCTGCCAATGTCACTGtgttccaaaaaaacaaag ATCAACCTGAAGTGAAGAGCCTCAAAGTCAAGTCTGGGCCCTCTGGCTACTACTACCAGCATGTGTGGCGAGCACTAGGTGGCACCACAGTTCACCATTTCAACACGTCGTCAGCCATCAGTCAGTGTCTGGAGGGAAGGGCTGTCCACCTGTATGGAGACTCCACCATCAGGCAGTGGTTTGAGCACCTCATTGAAGCACTACCAG ATCTAAAGCAGTTTGACCTGCACAGCCAGGACCAAGCTGGTCCTTTCTTGGCCCTGGACTATGCAAAAAACATTATGGTGACGTACCGCTGTCATGGTCCTCCTATTCGTTTTGCCAGCGTCCCAACCAGCGAGCTGCGTTATATCGCCAATGAACTGGATGGTATACCTGGAGGCCCCAACACTGTCATAGTTATTGGAATCTGGTCACACTTCAGCACTTTCCCTGTAGAAATCTATATCCGGCGGCTGCAGAGGATCCGTGGGGCAGTGATGCGGCTGCTGGCCAGGGCTCCAGGCACGCTGGTGGTGATCAGGGCTGCAAACCCCAAAGCTTTGACGCTCTACGAGACGCTGACCAACAGCGACTGGTACTCGTTGCAACGTGACAAGGTGCTCAGAGTCGTGTTCGAAGGATTGAATGTTCATCTGGTGGATGCCTGGGAGATGGGATTGGCCCACCACCTGCCACACAGTCTCCATCCACAACCTCCCATTATCAAGAACATGATTGATGTTCTCTTGTCCTATATATGCCCTGAATTGTACTAA
- the LOC125000380 gene encoding angiopoietin-related protein 5-like isoform X2: protein MKSVVGYCGFVLSLLLICTGQAQKLQKVVSPQGTDCSQIKTLNPEAPSGVYSIQPAGVKITFKVYCEMLPDGGWTVFQKRSGPTVSFNRKWAEYKNGFGTLTQDHWLGLKKVFLLTKNKSKKWTLRVDLWDHEGGSAYAEYKSFRLGNEKSAFRLNVGTYSGNAGDAIRGAYEGIDQNGYGFSTIDRDNDGCSPCIFGDIAENKCAFSEGGGWWYSKCGSASLNGEWHPTGDHIGWASGLHWLTWKPPAPYSAKASRMMIKSE, encoded by the exons ATGAAGAGCGTGGTTGGATATTGTGGGTTCGTCTTGTCACTTCTCTTGATCTGCACAGGACAAGCTCAG AAACTGCAGAAAGTGGTTTCTCCTCAAG GAACAGACTGCTCACAGATTAAGACTCTCAACCCAGAAGCACCTAGTGGGGTTTATTCCATTCAGCCAGCTGGAGTCAAGATTACGTTCAAG GTGTACTGTGAGATGCTTCCAGATGGAGGATGGACCGTGTTTCAGAAACGCAGCGGACCCACTGTCTCATTCAACAGAAAATGGGCAGAGTATAAAAATGGATTTGGAACCCTGACAC AGGACCACTGGCTTGGTCTGAAGAAGGTTTTCTTACTCACCAAGAACAAGTCTAAGAAGTGGACCTTGAGAGTGGACCTGTGGGACCACGAGGGTGGCAGTGCTTACGCTGAGTACAAGAGCTTTAGACTGGGGAATGAGAAATCAGCTTTCAGATTGAACGTTGGGACATATAGCGGAAATGCAG GTGACGCTATCCGTGGTGCGTATGAAGGCATTGACCAGAACGGCTATGGCTTCAGCACCATCGACCGTGACAACGACGGCTGCTCCCCATGCATCTTCGGGGACATTGCTGAAAACAAGTGTGCTTTTTCGGAGGGCGGCGGTTGGTGGTACAGCAAGTGCGGCTCTGCCAGTCTAAACGGAGAATGGCATCCTACTGGTGACCACATCGGTTGGGCTTCAGGCCTCCACTGGCTCACCTGGAAACCTCCTGCACCTTACTCGGCCAAGGCCTCCAGAATGATGATCAAATCTGAGTGA
- the LOC125000380 gene encoding angiopoietin-related protein 5-like isoform X1: MQVKMKSVVGYCGFVLSLLLICTGQAQKLQKVVSPQGTDCSQIKTLNPEAPSGVYSIQPAGVKITFKVYCEMLPDGGWTVFQKRSGPTVSFNRKWAEYKNGFGTLTQDHWLGLKKVFLLTKNKSKKWTLRVDLWDHEGGSAYAEYKSFRLGNEKSAFRLNVGTYSGNAGDAIRGAYEGIDQNGYGFSTIDRDNDGCSPCIFGDIAENKCAFSEGGGWWYSKCGSASLNGEWHPTGDHIGWASGLHWLTWKPPAPYSAKASRMMIKSE, from the exons ATGCAGGTCAAAATGAAGAGCGTGGTTGGATATTGTGGGTTCGTCTTGTCACTTCTCTTGATCTGCACAGGACAAGCTCAG AAACTGCAGAAAGTGGTTTCTCCTCAAG GAACAGACTGCTCACAGATTAAGACTCTCAACCCAGAAGCACCTAGTGGGGTTTATTCCATTCAGCCAGCTGGAGTCAAGATTACGTTCAAG GTGTACTGTGAGATGCTTCCAGATGGAGGATGGACCGTGTTTCAGAAACGCAGCGGACCCACTGTCTCATTCAACAGAAAATGGGCAGAGTATAAAAATGGATTTGGAACCCTGACAC AGGACCACTGGCTTGGTCTGAAGAAGGTTTTCTTACTCACCAAGAACAAGTCTAAGAAGTGGACCTTGAGAGTGGACCTGTGGGACCACGAGGGTGGCAGTGCTTACGCTGAGTACAAGAGCTTTAGACTGGGGAATGAGAAATCAGCTTTCAGATTGAACGTTGGGACATATAGCGGAAATGCAG GTGACGCTATCCGTGGTGCGTATGAAGGCATTGACCAGAACGGCTATGGCTTCAGCACCATCGACCGTGACAACGACGGCTGCTCCCCATGCATCTTCGGGGACATTGCTGAAAACAAGTGTGCTTTTTCGGAGGGCGGCGGTTGGTGGTACAGCAAGTGCGGCTCTGCCAGTCTAAACGGAGAATGGCATCCTACTGGTGACCACATCGGTTGGGCTTCAGGCCTCCACTGGCTCACCTGGAAACCTCCTGCACCTTACTCGGCCAAGGCCTCCAGAATGATGATCAAATCTGAGTGA